A portion of the Musa acuminata AAA Group cultivar baxijiao chromosome BXJ1-1, Cavendish_Baxijiao_AAA, whole genome shotgun sequence genome contains these proteins:
- the LOC103992789 gene encoding uncharacterized protein LOC103992789 isoform X1 → MDLPDSLPGCMGRMIGLFDLSAGMTKTKLLTEKPHMDAALGSAVGRNCSDAVKKPIYPAVAETQDKQLIVNEQRSGSSNKNSGRTPIKMLLSQEMQGDAEPRQKPPSVVARLMGLESFPVQRSVATSRKIRSKGGLRDSSTGELRHLKDDFVDHSMAYESRSFAHEKKDYRDVYEIKQQPSKNVWVKDQSPVKARHDENSYQKRMDLVRQKFTEAKRLATDEKLLDSKEFQDAVEVLNSNRDLFLQFLDEPNSLFTKQRLFDLQSISLPSPQRTRITVLKPSTAMEERSDRSMGRELLADSGESVGRANKHHWSPGFSEPNVHKPQPTRIVVLKPSPGKFDDTNTRFTDGGVSSGALVTDELVGSREVAKEITRQMRESLSSNRDEALLSSVLSNGYIGDESSSHRSASEFMEDEVGCLSGSEIATPATDYSWDCTNKIGSPFSASSLTRASHSPESSVITEAKKRMSERWASVASNENSQDRFQLQRTLSTLGEMLSIPELKKEGSKEEISLLDSKLFTGEDDPKVPSAFECTSGTTKDEHPAESSCRNLSRSKSAPNSSSACEFDESNTEITSSSFGKPIDQTEVPKSRGRSSFRDKVSGFFFSRSKKPCGEKPARSPPVSDDRLRSISSDLGGKTNDDLSRSVDDDLSQPKLGSPDKMPQGSTKVTPSLEAAHSLQKPAIHGTLTQNQDRCSQIPVLEAPVADGLSQSPGNNMAERPQALSRSPPIESVVRSLSRSTSCSDAASAKHFNSRMMFSEAEREHEQLVFVHELMASAGMDSRESVMFGGWHSIDSPLNPLLLYEYLHVDEEEGKCRERRSGRRLLFDAVNAALLDLSQAALRAAYPWNGPRHDARKNDKVGGSAADQVWALVRNGLSSEKRVPTESASAAVERLVRKEVAGRQWAESSWLEVCEFSNEIGGKLLEELVEETLSELSRH, encoded by the exons ATGGATCTGCCGGATTCTCTTCCAGGTTGTATGGGTAGGATGATTGGCTTATTTGACTTGAGTGCCGGCATGACCAAAACCAAACTACTCACCGAGAAACCACACATGGATG CTGCTCTTGGATCTGCAGTTGGTAGGAATTGTTCTGATGCGGTAAAGAAGCCAATATATCCTGCTGTAGCCGAGACGCAGGACAAACAA CTGATAGTAAATGAACAAAGGAGCGGTTCCTCGAACAAGAACTCAGGCCGAACCCCGATTAAGATGCTATTATCCCAGGAGATGCAGGGCGATGCAGAGCCGAGACAGAAGCCACCGAGTGTTGTTGCAAGATTAATGGGGCTTGAATCCTTCCCGGTGCAGCGATCAGTCGCAACCAGTAGAAAAATCAGAAGCAAGGGCGGTTTGCGTGATAGTTCAACGGGAGAACTTCGACACCTGAAAGATGACTTTGTTGACCATTCCATGGCGTATGAGAGTCGATCTTTCGCTCATGAAAAGAAGGATTACAGAGATGTTTATGAGATAAAGCAACAACCATCAAAGAATGTTTGGGTCAAAGATCAATCTCCGGTGAAGGCGAGGCATGATGAGAATTCGTATCAGAAGAGGATGGATCTTGTTCGGCAGAAGTTCACCGAAGCAAAACGCTTGGCCACTGACGAAAAGCTTCTTGATTCGAAGGAGTTCCAAGATGCAGTTGAGGTTCTGAATTCAAATAGAGATCTATTTCTTCAATTTCTGGATGAGCCAAACTCGCTGTTCACGAAACAACGTCTCTTTGATCTCCAGAGCatctctcttccttctcctcagaGAACACGTATAACTGTGCTGAAACCTTCGACTGCCATGGAGGAAAGAAGTGACAGAAGCATGGGGCGAGAGTTGCTTGCAGATTCTGGTGAAAGTGTAGGAAGAGCTAATAAGCACCATTGGAGCCCTGGTTTCTCCGAGCCAAACGTTCATAAACCTCAACCAACGAGGATAGTCGTCTTAAAGCCTAGCCCTGGAAAGTTTGACGACACAAACACCAGATTCACGGATGGGGGAGTTTCTAGCGGAGCTCTGGTGACCGATGAATTGGTAGGCTCTAGAGAAGTAGCCAAGGAGATCACTCGTCAGATGCGGGAAAGTCTGAGTAGCAACAGGGACGAAGCCTTGTTGTCATCGGTACTGTCAAATGGATATATCGGGGACGAGAGCTCATCCCATAGGTCGGCAAGTGAGTTCATGGAAGATGAGGTTGGCTGTCTAAGCGGCTCTGAGATTGCAACCCCGGCGACGGACTATTCTTGGGATTGCACCAATAAGATTGGTAGTCCTTTCTCAGCCTCATCTCTTACTCGAGCATCTCATTCTCCTGAATCATCAGTTATTACAGAAGCTAAGAAACGGATGTCGGAGAGGTGGGCTTCTGTCGCATCGAATGAAAATAGTCAAGATCGATTCCAATTACAGAGGACCTTAAGCACCTTAGGAGAGATGCTTTCCATTCCCGAGTTAAAGAAGGAAGGAAGCAAAGAGGAGATTTCGCTTCTTGATAGCAAGTTATTTACCGGAGAAGATGATCCGAAAGTGCCCTCTGCATTCGAGTGTACATCTGGAACAACAAAGGATGAACATCCTGCGGAGAGTTCCTGCAGGAACTTATCGAGATCAAAGTCTGCCCCAAATTCTTCTTCAGCTTGTGAATTTGATGAGTCGAATACGGAGATCACAAGTTCCTCGTTCGGCAAACCCATTGATCAGACGGAGGTTCCCAAGTCACGTGGGAGGTCATCTTTCAGGGATAAGGTCTCTGGTTTTTTCTTCTCCAGAAGCAAGAAACCATGCGGAGAGAAGCCTGCCCGATCTCCCCCAGTGTCTGATGATAGACTACGATCCATCAGTTCCGATCTAGGTGgtaaaacaaatgatgatttgtCACGGTCCGTCGATGATGATCTCTCGCAGCCCAAGCTAGGTAGCCCTGATAAAATGCCTCAAGGATCTACAAAGGTGACACCATCTCTCGAG GCTGCTCATTCTCTCCAGAAACCTGCGATACATGGAACCCTCACTCAGAATCAAGATCGGTGCAGCCAAATTCCAGTCTTGGAAGCACCAGTAGCAGATGGTTTGTCTCAGTCACCCGGAAACAACATGGCTGAACGTCCAC AGGCGCTCTCTCGATCTCCACCCATCGAGTCGGTCGTTCGTTCCTTGTCACGGAGCACCTCCTGCTCGGATGCAGCATCGGCAAAGCACTTCAACTCCCGCATGATGTTCTCCGAGGCGGAGAGAGAACATGAGCAACTTGTCTTTGTCCACGAGCTGATGGCATCTGCTGGAATGGACAGCAGGGAGAGCGTGATGTTCGGCGGATGGCATTCGATCGACAGCCCTTTGAATCCGTTGTTACTGTACGAGTATCTGCACGTGGACGAGGAGGAAGGGAAGTGCAGGGAGAGGCGATCAGGCCGCAGGCTCCTCTTCGACGCCGTGAACGCAGCACTGCTCGATCTCAGCCAAGCCGCTCTACGCGCTGCGTATCCGTGGAACGGACCGCGCCATGATGCTCGGAAGAATGACAAAGTGGGGGGTTCCGCGGCCGACCAAGTGTGGGCATTGGTGAGGAATGGGTTGTCGAGTGAGAAGCGTGTACCAACGGAATCCGCCAGCGCAGCGGTGGAGAGGTTGGTGAGGAAGGAGGTGGCGGGCAGGCAATGGGCCGAATCGAGCTGGTTGGAGGTGTGCGAATTCAGCAATGAAATTGGTGGGAAGCTGTTGGAGGAGTTGGTGGAAGAGACACTCTCAGAATTATCTCGCCACTGA
- the LOC103992789 gene encoding uncharacterized protein LOC103992789 isoform X2: MDLPDSLPGCMGRMIGLFDLSAGMTKTKLLTEKPHMDAALGSAVGRNCSDAVKKPIYPAVAETQDKQLIVNEQRSGSSNKNSGRTPIKMLLSQEMQGDAEPRQKPPSVVARLMGLESFPVQRSVATSRKIRSKGGLRDSSTGELRHLKDDFVDHSMAYESRSFAHEKKDYRDVYEIKQQPSKNVWVKDQSPVKARHDENSYQKRMDLVRQKFTEAKRLATDEKLLDSKEFQDAVEVLNSNRDLFLQFLDEPNSLFTKQRLFDLQSISLPSPQRTRITVLKPSTAMEERSDRSMGRELLADSGESVGRANKHHWSPGFSEPNVHKPQPTRIVVLKPSPGKFDDTNTRFTDGGVSSGALVTDELVGSREVAKEITRQMRESLSSNRDEALLSSVLSNGYIGDESSSHRSASEFMEDEVGCLSGSEIATPATDYSWDCTNKIGSPFSASSLTRASHSPESSVITEAKKRMSERWASVASNENSQDRFQLQRTLSTLGEMLSIPELKKEGSKEEISLLDSKLFTGEDDPKVPSAFECTSGTTKDEHPAESSCRNLSRSKSAPNSSSACEFDESNTEITSSSFGKPIDQTEVPKSRGRSSFRDKVSGFFFSRSKKPCGEKPARSPPVSDDRLRSISSDLGGKTNDDLSRSVDDDLSQPKLGSPDKMPQGSTKVTPSLEKPAIHGTLTQNQDRCSQIPVLEAPVADGLSQSPGNNMAERPQALSRSPPIESVVRSLSRSTSCSDAASAKHFNSRMMFSEAEREHEQLVFVHELMASAGMDSRESVMFGGWHSIDSPLNPLLLYEYLHVDEEEGKCRERRSGRRLLFDAVNAALLDLSQAALRAAYPWNGPRHDARKNDKVGGSAADQVWALVRNGLSSEKRVPTESASAAVERLVRKEVAGRQWAESSWLEVCEFSNEIGGKLLEELVEETLSELSRH; encoded by the exons ATGGATCTGCCGGATTCTCTTCCAGGTTGTATGGGTAGGATGATTGGCTTATTTGACTTGAGTGCCGGCATGACCAAAACCAAACTACTCACCGAGAAACCACACATGGATG CTGCTCTTGGATCTGCAGTTGGTAGGAATTGTTCTGATGCGGTAAAGAAGCCAATATATCCTGCTGTAGCCGAGACGCAGGACAAACAA CTGATAGTAAATGAACAAAGGAGCGGTTCCTCGAACAAGAACTCAGGCCGAACCCCGATTAAGATGCTATTATCCCAGGAGATGCAGGGCGATGCAGAGCCGAGACAGAAGCCACCGAGTGTTGTTGCAAGATTAATGGGGCTTGAATCCTTCCCGGTGCAGCGATCAGTCGCAACCAGTAGAAAAATCAGAAGCAAGGGCGGTTTGCGTGATAGTTCAACGGGAGAACTTCGACACCTGAAAGATGACTTTGTTGACCATTCCATGGCGTATGAGAGTCGATCTTTCGCTCATGAAAAGAAGGATTACAGAGATGTTTATGAGATAAAGCAACAACCATCAAAGAATGTTTGGGTCAAAGATCAATCTCCGGTGAAGGCGAGGCATGATGAGAATTCGTATCAGAAGAGGATGGATCTTGTTCGGCAGAAGTTCACCGAAGCAAAACGCTTGGCCACTGACGAAAAGCTTCTTGATTCGAAGGAGTTCCAAGATGCAGTTGAGGTTCTGAATTCAAATAGAGATCTATTTCTTCAATTTCTGGATGAGCCAAACTCGCTGTTCACGAAACAACGTCTCTTTGATCTCCAGAGCatctctcttccttctcctcagaGAACACGTATAACTGTGCTGAAACCTTCGACTGCCATGGAGGAAAGAAGTGACAGAAGCATGGGGCGAGAGTTGCTTGCAGATTCTGGTGAAAGTGTAGGAAGAGCTAATAAGCACCATTGGAGCCCTGGTTTCTCCGAGCCAAACGTTCATAAACCTCAACCAACGAGGATAGTCGTCTTAAAGCCTAGCCCTGGAAAGTTTGACGACACAAACACCAGATTCACGGATGGGGGAGTTTCTAGCGGAGCTCTGGTGACCGATGAATTGGTAGGCTCTAGAGAAGTAGCCAAGGAGATCACTCGTCAGATGCGGGAAAGTCTGAGTAGCAACAGGGACGAAGCCTTGTTGTCATCGGTACTGTCAAATGGATATATCGGGGACGAGAGCTCATCCCATAGGTCGGCAAGTGAGTTCATGGAAGATGAGGTTGGCTGTCTAAGCGGCTCTGAGATTGCAACCCCGGCGACGGACTATTCTTGGGATTGCACCAATAAGATTGGTAGTCCTTTCTCAGCCTCATCTCTTACTCGAGCATCTCATTCTCCTGAATCATCAGTTATTACAGAAGCTAAGAAACGGATGTCGGAGAGGTGGGCTTCTGTCGCATCGAATGAAAATAGTCAAGATCGATTCCAATTACAGAGGACCTTAAGCACCTTAGGAGAGATGCTTTCCATTCCCGAGTTAAAGAAGGAAGGAAGCAAAGAGGAGATTTCGCTTCTTGATAGCAAGTTATTTACCGGAGAAGATGATCCGAAAGTGCCCTCTGCATTCGAGTGTACATCTGGAACAACAAAGGATGAACATCCTGCGGAGAGTTCCTGCAGGAACTTATCGAGATCAAAGTCTGCCCCAAATTCTTCTTCAGCTTGTGAATTTGATGAGTCGAATACGGAGATCACAAGTTCCTCGTTCGGCAAACCCATTGATCAGACGGAGGTTCCCAAGTCACGTGGGAGGTCATCTTTCAGGGATAAGGTCTCTGGTTTTTTCTTCTCCAGAAGCAAGAAACCATGCGGAGAGAAGCCTGCCCGATCTCCCCCAGTGTCTGATGATAGACTACGATCCATCAGTTCCGATCTAGGTGgtaaaacaaatgatgatttgtCACGGTCCGTCGATGATGATCTCTCGCAGCCCAAGCTAGGTAGCCCTGATAAAATGCCTCAAGGATCTACAAAGGTGACACCATCTCTCGAG AAACCTGCGATACATGGAACCCTCACTCAGAATCAAGATCGGTGCAGCCAAATTCCAGTCTTGGAAGCACCAGTAGCAGATGGTTTGTCTCAGTCACCCGGAAACAACATGGCTGAACGTCCAC AGGCGCTCTCTCGATCTCCACCCATCGAGTCGGTCGTTCGTTCCTTGTCACGGAGCACCTCCTGCTCGGATGCAGCATCGGCAAAGCACTTCAACTCCCGCATGATGTTCTCCGAGGCGGAGAGAGAACATGAGCAACTTGTCTTTGTCCACGAGCTGATGGCATCTGCTGGAATGGACAGCAGGGAGAGCGTGATGTTCGGCGGATGGCATTCGATCGACAGCCCTTTGAATCCGTTGTTACTGTACGAGTATCTGCACGTGGACGAGGAGGAAGGGAAGTGCAGGGAGAGGCGATCAGGCCGCAGGCTCCTCTTCGACGCCGTGAACGCAGCACTGCTCGATCTCAGCCAAGCCGCTCTACGCGCTGCGTATCCGTGGAACGGACCGCGCCATGATGCTCGGAAGAATGACAAAGTGGGGGGTTCCGCGGCCGACCAAGTGTGGGCATTGGTGAGGAATGGGTTGTCGAGTGAGAAGCGTGTACCAACGGAATCCGCCAGCGCAGCGGTGGAGAGGTTGGTGAGGAAGGAGGTGGCGGGCAGGCAATGGGCCGAATCGAGCTGGTTGGAGGTGTGCGAATTCAGCAATGAAATTGGTGGGAAGCTGTTGGAGGAGTTGGTGGAAGAGACACTCTCAGAATTATCTCGCCACTGA
- the LOC103992827 gene encoding vesicle-associated protein 1-1 isoform X1: protein MGSGDLLDVEPLELKFPFELNKQISCSLQLSNKTEDILAFKVKTTNPRKYCVRPNVGIILPRSTCDVVVTMQAQREAPSDMQCKDKFLLQSIATSSTTTLNDITQEMFSKEPGKTVDEVKIQVAYVSSPQPPSNVYEQSEDGGTSPDPFSSDKASGQQQKEPEEKAMALISRLTEEKNSALQQNSKLRQEVELMRREIGKRRGGFSFMSLVLIALLAVLVGYLVKK from the exons ATGGGTTCCGGCGATCTCCTGGACGTCGAGCCCCTCGAGCTCAAATTCCCTT TCGAATTGAATAAGCAGATCTCCTGCTCGCTGCAGCTATCGAACAAGACGGAGGACATTCTCGCTTTCAAG GTCAAGACGACGAATCCGAGGAAGTACTGTGTTCGGCCCAATGTTGGGATCATTTTGCCTCGATCCACATGCGATGTCGTTG TTACGATGCAAGCGCAGCGGGAGGCTCCTTCAGATATGCAGTGCAAGGACAAATTTCTGCTTCAGAGTATTGCCACGAGCTCCACCACTACTTTGAACGACATAACCCAAGAGATG TTCTCAAAGGAGCCAGGCAAAACAGTGGATGAGGTCAAGATACAAGTTGCGTATGTTTCGTCACCTCAGCCACCTTCTAATGTTTATGAGCAATCTGAGGACGGAGGCACTTCACCTGACCCCTTCAGTTCGGACAAG GCATCAGGGCAACAACAAAAAGAGCCCGAAGAAAAG GCTATGGCTTTGATATCAAGGTTGACCGAGGAGAAGAATTCTGCTTTGCAACAGAACAGTAAGCTTCGCCAGGAAGTG GAGCTTATGAGGCGAGAAATTGGCAAACGGCGAGGAGGATTCTCCTTCATGTCTCTGGTGCTAATTGCTCTTCTGGCTGTCCTCGTGGGCTATCTCGTGAAGAAATAA
- the LOC135680548 gene encoding 14 kDa proline-rich protein DC2.15-like, with protein MASEAVLSSSSSSSAALLLSLNLLFFAMVSAGAPCPPSPSKKPPTPSPASGACPVDALKLGGCANVLDGLIHAKVGKPPKEPCCSLIDGLVDLEAAVCLCTAIKANVLGIHLNLPINLSLLLNYCGKQSPTGFKCA; from the coding sequence ATGGCTTCCGAGGCTGtgttatcctcctcctcctcctcctccgcagctctccttctctctctcaacCTCCTCTTCTTCGCCATGGTCTCCGCAGGCGCCCCATGCCCACCTTCACCCTCCAAGAAGCCACCCACGCCTTCTCCTGCCTCCGGCGCTTGCCCCGTGGACGCTCTTAAGCTCGGCGGGTGCGCCAACGTCCTCGATGGCCTCATCCACGCCAAGGTGGGCAAGCCACCCAAGGAGCCCTGCTGCTCCCTCATCGACGGGCTCGTCGACCTCGAGGCCGCAGTGTGCCTCTGCACCGCCATCAAGGCTAATGTGCTGGGCATCCATCTCAACCTCCCGATCAACCTCAGCTTGCTCCTCAACTACTGCGGCAAGCAGAGCCCCACCGGTTTCAAGTGTGCTTGA
- the LOC103992844 gene encoding L-lactate dehydrogenase A — MKKVSSLTELGFADDVHRALFRPIQQAAPPSPTKRHTKISVIGAGNVGMAIAQTILTQDLTDELALVDAKPDKLRGEMLDLQHAAAFLPRTRILASPDYAVTVDSDLCIITAGARQIPGETRLNLLQRNLSLFKEIVPPLARYSPGALLLVVSNPVDVLTYIAWKLSGFPPNRVIGSGTNLDSSRFRFLLADHLEVNAQDVQAYMVGEHGDSSVALWSSISVGGVPILSQFTKDVAAIEQGVLERIRKAVVDSAYEVIRLKGYTSWAIGYSVASLARSLLRDQHRIHPVSLLAKGFYGIPDDREVFLSLPAQLGRSGILSVANIQLTDEEAGRLQRSAEALWDLQQKLDL, encoded by the exons ATGAAGAAGGTGTCGTCTCTGACCGAGCTCGGCTTCGCTGATGATGTCCACCGGGCTCTGTTCCGCCCGATCCAACAGGCGGCACCGCCCTCCCCGACGAAGCGCCACACGAAGATCTCCGTGATCGGCGCCGGGAACGTCGGCATGGCCATCGCGCAGACGATCCTGACGCAGGACCTGACGGACGAGCTGGCGCTGGTGGACGCCAAGCCCGACAAGCTCCGGGGGGAGATGCTGGATCTGCAGCACGCCGCCGCCTTCCTCCCCCGCACCCGGATCCTTGCGTCGCCGGACTACGCGGTGACGGTCGACTCCGACCTCTGCATCATCACGGCGGGCGCCCGGCAGATCCCCGGGGAGACGCGCCTCAACCTCCTCCAGCGCAACCTGTCCCTGTTCAAGGAGATCGTGCCGCCGCTCGCCCGGTACTCCCCGGGGGCGCTGCTGCTGGTGGTGTCGAATCCGGTGGACGTGTTGACGTACATCGCGTGGAAGCTGTCCGGCTTCCCTCCCAATCGGGTGATCGGATCCGGCACCAATCTCGATTCCTCGCGCTTCAGGTTCCTGCTCGCCGACCACCTCGAGGTCAACGCTCAAGATGTCCAG GCATACATGGTGGGGGAGCACGGAGACAGCTCTGTGGCGCTGTGGTCGAGCATAAGCGTGGGGGGAGTGCCAATACTGAGCCAATTCACCAAGGATGTGGCGGCAATCGAGCAAGGAGTGCTGGAGCGGATCAGGAAGGCGGTGGTGGACAGCGCGTACGAGGTCATCCGCCTCAAAGGCTACACGTCCTGGGCCATCGGCTACTCGGTGGCGAGCCTCGCCCGATCCCTTCTCCGCGACCAACACCGAATCCACCCGGTTTCTCTGCTCGCCAAGGGATTCTACGGCATTCCCGACGACCGCGAGGTGTTCCTTAGCCTTCCGGCGCAGCTCGGCCGCAGCGGCATTCTCAGCGTAGCCAACATCCAACTCACCGACGAGGAGGCAGGCCGCCTTCAGCGATCCGCCGAGGCTCTCTGGGACCTGCAACAAAAGCTTGACCTCTGA
- the LOC103992827 gene encoding vesicle-associated protein 1-1 isoform X2, which translates to MGSGDLLDVEPLELKFPFELNKQISCSLQLSNKTEDILAFKVKTTNPRKYCVRPNVGIILPRSTCDVVVTMQAQREAPSDMQCKDKFLLQSIATSSTTTLNDITQEMFSKEPGKTVDEVKIQVAYVSSPQPPSNVYEQSEDGGTSPDPFSSDKAMALISRLTEEKNSALQQNSKLRQEVELMRREIGKRRGGFSFMSLVLIALLAVLVGYLVKK; encoded by the exons ATGGGTTCCGGCGATCTCCTGGACGTCGAGCCCCTCGAGCTCAAATTCCCTT TCGAATTGAATAAGCAGATCTCCTGCTCGCTGCAGCTATCGAACAAGACGGAGGACATTCTCGCTTTCAAG GTCAAGACGACGAATCCGAGGAAGTACTGTGTTCGGCCCAATGTTGGGATCATTTTGCCTCGATCCACATGCGATGTCGTTG TTACGATGCAAGCGCAGCGGGAGGCTCCTTCAGATATGCAGTGCAAGGACAAATTTCTGCTTCAGAGTATTGCCACGAGCTCCACCACTACTTTGAACGACATAACCCAAGAGATG TTCTCAAAGGAGCCAGGCAAAACAGTGGATGAGGTCAAGATACAAGTTGCGTATGTTTCGTCACCTCAGCCACCTTCTAATGTTTATGAGCAATCTGAGGACGGAGGCACTTCACCTGACCCCTTCAGTTCGGACAAG GCTATGGCTTTGATATCAAGGTTGACCGAGGAGAAGAATTCTGCTTTGCAACAGAACAGTAAGCTTCGCCAGGAAGTG GAGCTTATGAGGCGAGAAATTGGCAAACGGCGAGGAGGATTCTCCTTCATGTCTCTGGTGCTAATTGCTCTTCTGGCTGTCCTCGTGGGCTATCTCGTGAAGAAATAA
- the LOC135672462 gene encoding acyl transferase 4-like — MMSIMEAINLHAPNHTIYGPLQLLIQQHWQSRLSSTAAAMSFAVTRTSRSLVTPCGVTPTGSLGLSAIDRVPGLRHMVRSLHVFRHGREPARVIREALSKALVKYYPFAGRFVDDPEGGGEVRVACTGEGAWFVEAKADCSLEDVKYLDLPLMIPEDALLPKPCPGLNPLDLPLMLQVTEFVGGGFVVGLISVHTIADGLGVAQFINAVAEIARGLPKPTVEPAWSREVIPNPPKLPPGGPPVFPSFKLLHATVDLSPDHIDHVKSRHLELTGQRCSTFDVAVANLWQSRTRAINLDPGVDVHVCFFANTRHLLRQVVLLPPEDGYYGNCFYPVTATAPSGRIASAELIDVVSIIRDAKSRLPGEFAKWAAGDFKDDPYELNFTYNSLFVSDWTRLGFLDVDYGWGKPLHVIPFAYLDIMAVGIIGAPPAPQKGTRVMAQCVEKEHMQAFLEEMKGFA; from the exons ATGATGAGCATCATGGAGGCCATCAACTTACATGCACCAAACCACACTATATATGGACCTCTGCAACTGCTCATACAGCAACATTGGCAGAGTCGTCTGTCCTCCACAGCTGCAGCTATGAGCTTTGCTGTGACCAGAACAAGCCGGTCTTTGGTCACTCCATGCGGGGTCACGCCGACGGGCTCGCTCGGCCTCTCCGCCATCGACCGGGTGCCCGGCCTCAGGCATATGGTGCGGTCGCTACACGTGTTCAGGCACGGCCGGGAGCCGGCCAGGGTCATCAGGGAAGCACTGTCGAAGGCGCTGGTGAAGTACTACCCCTTCGCGGGGCGGTTCGTGGACGATCCCGAGGGCGGCGGCGAGGTTCGTGTCGCTTGCACTGGCGAGGGCGCTTGGTTCGTCGAGGCCAAGGCGGACTGCAGCTTGGAGGACGTGAAGTACCTCGATCTCCCGCTCATGATCCCTGAGGACGCGCTCCTGCCCAAGCCCTGCCCGGGACTGAACCCCCTCGACCTCCCTCTCATGCTGCAG GTGACAGAGTTCGTGGGCGGCGGATTCGTGGTCGGCCTCATCTCCGTCCATACCATCGCCGACGGCCTCGGCGTCGCCCAGTTCATCAACGCCGTCGCCGAGATCGCCCGTGGCCTGCCGAAGCCCACCGTGGAGCCTGCATGGTCCCGGGAGGTCATACCCAACCCACCTAAGCTGCCTCCCGGTGGCCCGCCCGTGTTCCCCTCCTTCAAGCTGCTCCACGCCACCGTCGACCTATCCCCTGACCACATCGATCACGTCAAGTCCCGACACTTGGAGCTCACCGGCCAGCGCTGCTCTACCTTCGACGTCGCCGTCGCCAACCTGTGGCAGTCCCGCACGCGCGCCATCAACCTGGACCCCGGCGTCGACGTGCACGTGTGCTTCTTCGCCAACACTCGCCACCTGTTGCGCCAGGTCGTCCTCCTGCCCCCCGAGGATGGCTACTACGGCAACTGCTTCTACCCGGTGACCGCCACCGCCCCAAGCGGCAGGATCGCATCGGCCGAGCTCATCGATGTCGTCAGCATCATCAGGGACGCCAAGTCGAGGCTGCCGGGCGAGTTCGCCAAGTGGGCTGCCGGGGATTTCAAGGACGACCCTTACGAGCTCAACTTCACGTACAACTCGCTGTTCGTGTCGGACTGGACCCGGCTCGGCTTCCTCGACGTCGACTACGGCTGGGGCAAGCCCCTCCACGTTATACCGTTCGCGTACTTGGACATCATGGCGGTCGGCATCATCGGGGCGCCGCCGGCGCCGCAAAAGGGGACTCGGGTGATGGCGCAGTGCGTCGAGAAGGAGCACATGCAGGCGTTCCTGGAAGAGATGAAAGGCTTCGCTTAA